One genomic region from uncultured Cohaesibacter sp. encodes:
- a CDS encoding MBL fold metallo-hydrolase gives MTKDNGFKLRILGCGSSPGVPRVGNDWGKCDPSNPKNRRTRCSALIEKWQDGQVTRALIDSGPDFREQMLREHIDWVDGVLYTHPHADHTHGIDDLRAFVFNRRERVKVYANEMTLKRLQEGFGYCFKTPEGSKYPPILDPSLIAHGDTVSVDGPAGTIEAHPYNQVHGDIHSLGFRIGNLAYSSDVSDLEPDTIAMIQDLDVWIVDALRYAPHPSHFSLDEVLAWSERLKPKKTILTHMHIDMDYETLRRTLPDNVIPAYDGLTISF, from the coding sequence ATGACAAAGGACAACGGATTTAAGCTGCGTATTCTGGGTTGCGGATCATCGCCCGGCGTGCCCCGTGTGGGCAACGACTGGGGCAAGTGCGATCCGAGCAACCCGAAGAACCGGCGGACCCGTTGTTCAGCGCTCATTGAAAAATGGCAAGACGGGCAGGTCACCCGTGCCCTGATTGATTCCGGCCCGGATTTTCGCGAGCAGATGCTGCGTGAACATATAGACTGGGTCGACGGCGTTCTTTATACCCATCCCCATGCAGACCATACCCACGGCATCGACGACCTGCGCGCCTTTGTTTTCAATCGGCGCGAACGGGTCAAGGTCTACGCCAACGAGATGACACTCAAGCGTCTGCAAGAGGGCTTTGGCTATTGTTTCAAGACGCCAGAAGGCAGCAAATATCCTCCGATCCTTGATCCATCCTTGATCGCTCATGGCGACACGGTATCTGTCGATGGACCGGCAGGCACGATTGAGGCGCATCCGTATAATCAGGTTCATGGCGATATCCATTCGCTCGGCTTTCGCATCGGCAATCTGGCTTATTCATCCGACGTCAGTGATCTGGAACCGGACACCATCGCCATGATACAGGATCTGGACGTCTGGATCGTTGACGCCTTGCGCTATGCACCACATCCAAGTCATTTCTCACTGGATGAGGTTTTGGCATGGTCCGAGCGTCTCAAGCCCAAGAAGACCATTCTAACCCATATGCATATCGATATGGATTATGAAACGCTGCGCCGCACGCTGCCAGACAATGTCATTCCAGCCTATGACGGCCTGACCATTTCCTTCTGA
- a CDS encoding site-specific integrase, translating to MYFWTPRLIKFRDGERFATCFDKNGIPAYYPTALALEYRSLNLASSTLLSYMKHVAHFERCCIYNSVDIIRNIEAGKYPTAADATFLAQTASVNSKALANAISPNVSRINGKKWSRAEMVNNQTKAQRITVFAALIDLVCRAYESRQSKEIFFGLANQRERFLEKLLALRPKVRDLNRISKGPTHHQLGRLTRFMLDHGPHDCEGVIWQNPALNERNWAIAQTLFETGFRNSELRALRVKDVNFELMEIRVFRRPDDPDDPRLREPNVKTYEKVYPISDRLCMSLEKYLLSHGGNAADRSGSPFFFLSHSNRNFGQPIANDTVNRIATDIGLHLEILNLTPHHFRHQWIQNLADWSIRENIEPAEFDRFANMLGGWSLLSNMATQYRGDQLTKYAYKKA from the coding sequence ATGTATTTTTGGACTCCTCGGCTCATCAAGTTTCGTGACGGTGAACGCTTCGCAACATGTTTTGACAAAAATGGAATTCCTGCATATTACCCGACAGCCCTTGCTTTGGAATATCGATCTCTGAACCTGGCATCAAGCACGCTCCTTTCATATATGAAGCATGTTGCTCATTTTGAGCGCTGTTGCATCTACAATTCCGTCGACATCATCCGGAATATCGAAGCCGGCAAATACCCAACCGCCGCTGATGCAACGTTTCTTGCACAAACAGCCTCAGTTAACAGCAAAGCTCTTGCAAATGCGATCTCACCAAATGTCTCTCGCATCAATGGTAAAAAATGGTCAAGAGCCGAGATGGTTAACAATCAAACCAAAGCCCAACGCATCACAGTGTTTGCCGCTCTCATTGATCTGGTTTGCCGAGCCTATGAAAGTCGGCAGTCAAAAGAAATCTTCTTCGGTTTGGCTAATCAGCGCGAACGCTTTCTTGAAAAACTTCTCGCTTTGCGCCCCAAAGTCCGGGATCTAAACCGCATCTCCAAAGGTCCAACACACCATCAATTGGGACGTCTAACCCGATTTATGTTGGATCACGGCCCGCATGATTGTGAAGGTGTAATATGGCAAAACCCCGCCCTGAACGAAAGAAACTGGGCAATTGCTCAAACCCTCTTCGAAACAGGCTTCAGAAACTCTGAGCTGCGCGCTTTGCGGGTCAAAGATGTCAATTTTGAACTCATGGAAATCCGTGTTTTTAGAAGACCCGATGACCCAGATGATCCTCGATTGCGTGAGCCAAACGTCAAGACCTATGAGAAAGTCTATCCAATCTCGGACCGCCTCTGCATGTCCTTGGAAAAATACCTTCTGTCACATGGCGGTAATGCTGCAGACCGATCTGGTTCTCCCTTTTTCTTTCTATCTCACAGCAACCGAAACTTCGGCCAGCCAATAGCAAACGATACTGTAAATAGAATTGCTACAGATATAGGTCTTCACCTTGAAATTTTGAATCTGACACCACACCATTTTCGTCATCAATGGATCCAAAATTTAGCGGATTGGTCAATTCGAGAAAATATCGAACCTGCCGAGTTTGATCGTTTTGCCAACATGTTGGGAGGATGGTCACTCCTTTCAAATATGGCAACCCAATATCGTGGCGATCAACTCACAAAATATGCATATAAAAAAGCCTGA
- a CDS encoding site-specific integrase, which yields MTSNFPVSNDLQLPLFETPALSASGIEFDPNKDFWKLDGTATINFKKLIGTCSPRFFQKTKSIAKILVETGNSHSAKSALRQFLNLSLATSQAHSSNIDVIDCESLVAWVTAGNNRNYIAQLHIFTNVAKTFEAKLLTEEAYHYLENMKPSPINNQLEAVQLWDPTKGALRPAEDQLLATLINSAFAAGKMSLRAFFVIRMLRGFAMRPSQLAAMKVSDVRDGDSGMHIRIPMAKQRNTQLRGEFMPWKPVSAGFADIIRTYLAEEVYPVATIGSRENAPLFWTAKMRKVQPTGFDGSIIGHANADNITDIYQLAIHNLNAISPLTGEKMKLNPRRERHTYATHLAMNGAPAEEIAVNLGQTHAGSCQPYIDATIGHFQSIENVVGAHYVAVGDRFIGNVVSENKDSNEFIIVNDKLSNVGSCGSNGCSAVDCGVAPLACYTCRNFNAWEEGPHQEILDTLLEEQINRRKDNHAELAETTTNTIIAINDLIERIKQIREKRNA from the coding sequence ATGACATCTAATTTCCCCGTCTCCAATGACCTCCAGCTCCCCCTGTTTGAAACCCCTGCCCTGTCTGCCTCTGGCATCGAATTTGACCCAAACAAAGATTTCTGGAAACTGGACGGCACTGCCACGATCAATTTCAAGAAGCTCATAGGCACTTGTTCACCGCGCTTCTTCCAGAAGACTAAATCTATCGCCAAAATCCTTGTTGAAACTGGAAACTCGCACAGCGCAAAATCAGCTTTGAGGCAATTCCTAAATTTGTCATTGGCTACATCACAAGCACATTCATCAAACATTGATGTTATCGACTGTGAGAGTCTAGTTGCTTGGGTGACGGCCGGCAATAACAGGAATTACATTGCACAGCTCCACATTTTTACCAATGTTGCCAAGACATTCGAAGCTAAACTTCTCACTGAAGAAGCTTACCACTATCTCGAAAACATGAAGCCTTCTCCAATAAACAATCAACTGGAGGCCGTGCAACTGTGGGATCCGACCAAAGGCGCGCTTAGGCCCGCTGAAGATCAATTGTTGGCTACCCTGATCAACTCGGCCTTCGCTGCAGGCAAAATGTCTCTACGTGCTTTCTTCGTTATAAGGATGCTGAGAGGATTTGCAATGCGCCCCTCCCAACTGGCCGCAATGAAAGTGTCTGATGTCCGTGACGGAGACTCTGGCATGCATATCCGCATCCCAATGGCCAAACAGCGTAACACACAATTACGCGGTGAGTTCATGCCATGGAAACCGGTTAGTGCTGGATTTGCAGATATCATTCGAACCTATCTTGCAGAAGAAGTCTATCCAGTTGCAACAATCGGCTCTCGGGAAAATGCTCCGTTATTCTGGACCGCCAAAATGCGCAAGGTGCAACCAACAGGATTTGACGGTTCCATCATTGGTCATGCTAACGCTGACAACATCACTGATATCTACCAATTGGCAATACATAATTTAAATGCCATTAGCCCTCTCACGGGGGAAAAAATGAAACTCAATCCGCGTCGCGAACGCCATACATATGCGACCCACTTGGCGATGAATGGAGCTCCAGCAGAAGAAATTGCTGTAAATCTCGGCCAAACACATGCCGGATCCTGCCAACCTTACATCGACGCCACAATTGGACACTTTCAATCCATCGAGAACGTCGTAGGGGCCCATTATGTGGCTGTTGGTGATCGCTTCATAGGCAATGTTGTTAGCGAAAATAAAGACAGCAATGAATTTATAATTGTAAATGACAAACTTTCCAATGTTGGATCATGTGGATCCAACGGCTGCAGCGCTGTAGATTGCGGTGTAGCACCCCTCGCCTGCTACACATGCCGAAACTTTAATGCGTGGGAAGAAGGTCCTCATCAGGAAATCCTTGACACCTTGCTAGAAGAACAAATCAACAGGCGCAAAGATAACCATGCCGAATTAGCCGAAACAACCACAAATACGATCATTGCAATCAATGACCTGATTGAAAGAATCAAACAAATTCGGGAGAAGCGCAATGCCTGA
- a CDS encoding AAA family ATPase, which yields MKIQISNVRRNGFLSARELNSDGTYVQRDRNLCCVFPNTFSGAVLPGSIWQVDGPIVENRINVSGKIFVEDLMKCEIVELEMISTNLLQIWLSKNIKKVGPQRARRFANYPDFIALAQSADTNELLKIPTMTAEMAQEIIVKFPSEDQIETINWFSQKSIPFKVAYRMWEVMGPDAISYVQQNPFDLTKFGVRFKVCFSLAEDLGFASDSEIVLAAKAADVVNHICATTGSTAVSHDKFNTECARRGYNTPTKLLNAAGAQRSLGLIDGKVITELNYIVENEVANILKSSAQRIDGEGHNLADWEIGLSDRKIILQINSYQRRIPYKLTQNQRGTILGAIRSKVALISGGAGTGKTTILKGIIHILDRISPGINITQLALSGRASQRMAEATGRPASTIAKFITDIRNMAEEKRPQHCVVIIDEASMVDIYSMHKLLSLMHPSTRYLLVGDDQQLPPVGGGLVFHALLDSEVFPTFNLMTVQRQSQDSLIHQFATAIRNNSYYHLPHSRNPCGIDCAISPTDRIIEIWEHDSYDTMILCPTRNGPVGVRKLNQDIQSRVGNNRPAIPYFDQEEGMIEFVSSEGSRFRLDDPILITKNSYDIDVRNGEIGRLVAIFDEPNEDGAFGILLLNNRQLSVDLSLLQKMELAYAVSIHKSQGSQWRNTIVAIDHTSDRMLDKTLLYTAVTRATHRCVLACDDEQILHQAATGGSKALNRDVALRFFL from the coding sequence ATGAAGATTCAAATCAGTAACGTGCGCAGAAATGGCTTCCTATCCGCTCGTGAGCTGAATAGTGATGGAACCTATGTCCAGCGCGATAGAAACCTGTGCTGCGTCTTTCCCAACACCTTCTCCGGCGCAGTTCTGCCTGGATCAATCTGGCAAGTAGATGGCCCGATAGTTGAAAATAGAATCAACGTGAGCGGCAAGATCTTCGTCGAAGACCTGATGAAATGCGAGATAGTTGAGTTGGAAATGATCTCAACTAACCTCCTTCAAATTTGGCTATCCAAGAACATCAAGAAAGTTGGCCCACAAAGAGCTAGACGCTTTGCCAATTATCCAGACTTCATCGCCCTTGCCCAATCCGCAGACACCAATGAACTTCTTAAAATACCCACGATGACAGCAGAAATGGCTCAAGAGATCATCGTGAAATTCCCGAGTGAGGACCAAATCGAGACAATCAATTGGTTCTCTCAGAAATCTATCCCATTCAAAGTGGCATATCGCATGTGGGAGGTTATGGGGCCTGATGCAATCAGTTATGTCCAACAGAATCCATTTGACCTCACAAAGTTCGGCGTAAGATTTAAAGTCTGCTTTTCCCTGGCAGAAGATCTGGGCTTTGCATCAGATAGCGAAATCGTGTTGGCCGCAAAAGCTGCTGACGTCGTGAACCACATCTGTGCGACCACAGGCTCCACAGCAGTCAGTCATGACAAGTTCAATACAGAATGTGCCAGGAGGGGATATAATACCCCTACAAAGCTTTTAAACGCCGCTGGAGCCCAACGATCCCTTGGCTTGATCGATGGGAAAGTGATCACAGAATTGAATTACATTGTTGAGAACGAAGTGGCCAACATTCTCAAATCATCCGCACAGCGCATCGATGGAGAAGGCCACAATCTCGCTGATTGGGAAATAGGACTATCCGACAGAAAAATCATTCTTCAAATTAACTCCTATCAAAGGCGTATCCCATACAAGCTAACTCAAAATCAGCGAGGCACAATCCTCGGAGCCATTAGATCAAAAGTGGCCCTTATCTCTGGTGGAGCAGGAACTGGCAAAACCACCATCCTCAAAGGCATCATACATATCCTGGACCGCATATCTCCTGGCATCAATATCACCCAACTTGCCCTAAGCGGACGGGCCTCACAGCGCATGGCTGAAGCGACTGGAAGGCCCGCATCAACAATAGCCAAATTTATTACAGACATCCGCAATATGGCCGAGGAAAAAAGGCCTCAGCATTGTGTAGTCATCATCGATGAAGCCTCAATGGTCGACATTTATAGCATGCACAAATTATTGAGCTTAATGCATCCGTCCACTCGATATCTCCTGGTAGGTGACGATCAGCAATTGCCACCAGTTGGTGGTGGGTTGGTATTCCATGCCCTGTTGGATTCAGAAGTTTTTCCAACCTTCAATCTAATGACCGTGCAACGACAATCTCAGGACAGCTTAATACATCAATTTGCAACCGCTATCCGAAATAATTCCTATTACCATCTACCTCATAGCAGGAATCCCTGCGGCATTGATTGTGCCATATCGCCTACGGATCGCATTATCGAAATTTGGGAACATGATAGCTACGACACAATGATCCTTTGTCCCACCCGTAACGGCCCAGTCGGGGTGCGCAAGCTCAATCAAGATATCCAGTCCAGAGTGGGCAACAATCGCCCTGCCATCCCTTATTTTGACCAAGAAGAAGGGATGATTGAATTTGTCTCCAGCGAAGGTTCACGATTCCGCCTGGATGATCCAATTTTAATCACCAAGAATTCCTATGATATCGATGTGCGAAATGGCGAAATTGGAAGATTGGTCGCCATCTTCGATGAACCCAATGAAGACGGTGCTTTTGGCATCCTGCTGCTAAACAACCGACAGCTCAGCGTCGACCTATCTCTTTTGCAAAAAATGGAATTGGCCTACGCTGTATCAATCCACAAAAGCCAAGGATCGCAATGGCGAAACACTATTGTTGCAATTGACCACACATCAGATCGGATGTTGGACAAAACCCTTCTCTACACAGCAGTGACCCGCGCCACACATCGGTGCGTTCTTGCTTGCGACGACGAACAAATACTGCATCAGGCAGCCACAGGTGGTTCAAAGGCACTTAACCGGGATGTGGCACTTAGGTTCTTTTTGTAA
- a CDS encoding type II toxin-antitoxin system prevent-host-death family antitoxin, whose product MEVNLLEAKAKLSELVERSVAGEEVIITKAGEPLVRLIKYEVDPNPCRLGLYKEAGISMGEGIHDGDDELAAMFDMKE is encoded by the coding sequence ATGGAAGTCAATCTTCTCGAAGCAAAAGCCAAACTCTCGGAGCTTGTCGAGAGAAGCGTTGCCGGCGAAGAAGTGATTATCACCAAAGCGGGTGAGCCGCTCGTGCGACTTATCAAATACGAGGTTGATCCCAATCCTTGCAGGTTGGGCCTCTACAAGGAAGCCGGTATTTCAATGGGCGAAGGTATCCATGATGGAGATGACGAACTGGCAGCCATGTTCGACATGAAGGAATGA
- a CDS encoding HigA family addiction module antitoxin, translating into MPKSSKIPADHLPNPHPGEVLLEEFLKPMKLSRDDLARAVHAPCSQIDEIVLGKRAISADMDRRFTRYFGLSEGFFLGLQSDYDLLELRRDAVK; encoded by the coding sequence ATGCCGAAATCATCGAAAATACCGGCGGATCATTTGCCAAACCCTCATCCTGGTGAAGTTTTGCTGGAAGAGTTTCTGAAGCCTATGAAACTGAGCCGGGACGATCTCGCACGAGCCGTTCATGCACCTTGCAGCCAAATTGACGAGATCGTTCTTGGAAAACGAGCGATTTCTGCAGATATGGATCGACGATTTACTCGCTACTTTGGTCTGTCTGAGGGCTTTTTCCTCGGGCTGCAATCTGATTATGATCTTTTGGAACTGCGGCGCGATGCAGTCAAATGA
- a CDS encoding restriction endonuclease, with product MTIPGYQSLMLPVLRYAAQAEQRVPPLAEKIAVDFELSAAECERMLQSGGQSILKNRIHWAKYYMHKAGLVDCPARGRFIASDAGKRLLATNPQSLDYQHLLSIPQFAAYHAANKKQGNAASTRSKYHDDTAKQASTPEEQIEDAFAALNSALQTELLDRIRENSPAFFEQVIVDLLIAMGYGGSHKNAAEQLGRSGDGGVDGVINEDRLGLDRIYVQAKRHASSNKIGRPDMQAFVGSLVGFGATKGVFVTTSSFTDSATKYTRSLPQRVIQIDGVRLAELMIEHGVGTRAYRTIQVQRLDEDFFSEDG from the coding sequence ATGACCATTCCAGGCTATCAATCATTAATGCTGCCGGTCTTGCGTTATGCGGCTCAGGCGGAACAACGGGTTCCGCCTCTTGCCGAGAAGATTGCTGTCGACTTTGAACTGTCAGCTGCAGAATGCGAAAGAATGCTGCAGAGTGGCGGCCAAAGTATTCTCAAAAATAGGATACACTGGGCGAAGTATTATATGCACAAAGCTGGATTGGTTGATTGTCCAGCACGAGGACGTTTCATCGCGTCCGATGCAGGCAAACGACTGCTGGCAACAAATCCGCAGAGCCTGGACTATCAACACCTTTTGTCCATCCCACAATTTGCCGCTTACCATGCGGCAAACAAGAAGCAAGGCAATGCTGCCTCCACACGTTCGAAATATCATGACGATACAGCGAAACAAGCATCGACCCCAGAGGAGCAGATTGAAGATGCCTTTGCAGCCCTTAACTCGGCTCTTCAAACCGAATTACTTGATCGAATTCGGGAGAATTCTCCAGCATTCTTTGAGCAGGTAATCGTTGATCTTCTCATTGCCATGGGATATGGCGGGTCTCATAAAAACGCAGCAGAACAATTGGGCAGATCTGGGGATGGTGGCGTGGACGGCGTCATTAATGAAGATCGACTGGGCCTTGATCGCATATATGTTCAGGCCAAGAGGCATGCTTCGTCGAACAAGATCGGAAGGCCTGATATGCAGGCGTTTGTTGGCTCTCTGGTTGGCTTCGGCGCAACAAAAGGTGTTTTCGTGACCACCTCATCCTTCACTGACAGTGCGACGAAATATACGAGAAGCCTGCCACAACGCGTGATACAAATAGACGGGGTTCGTTTGGCGGAGCTGATGATTGAACATGGTGTGGGAACCCGGGCCTATCGCACCATTCAGGTTCAACGCCTGGACGAGGACTTCTTTTCTGAAGACGGATAG
- a CDS encoding AAA domain-containing protein codes for MAKYKQSNRASLEARFDFAEDSLARIEGLWDSHLRLATGYDDGEPYLVRLFRKSGTTLDDDLKAIIARGLRRIRRVLSSRQAREVLVEVLEIAEDAEEIAIVMVDPGSPVAGTARRRAKQGRFLTSGSRVAFWSNIKRIAEALALCHSAGIVHGAVSQYTIFSQSDDSVDYRLGGIEACVHIADGSIGESGHLLRTSGAVSFRQDWIDLARVIASILDLDGKNSPSLLTIERRMIDRLANPPQFQLFDGSVVLEELQQIITELGRVGSSSDGELILYPSRGALQSDLPSLSSGTIPATDSVAIAQFVTEDLLSAGVRLVPEDQDNVRILTDLAVYNVKIVSDTVGMIKNAHKRHANDWMLGAKDIINRIHLSRNRASAEQRVQNLGPGVKRWRDFSANVCTSGPVNDEPMWFALILLEAFTLLREQFRLYPVEVLSLPNTEQDVVWLLSRDDAPRDQQRETMKLRPAAEALRRELRYDDGKANWTVSKSSNLATGGERLPELSYEGRDFINGKVAFAFTTNITVPAGQFLYLRPRKDKGADRAIRRRLQNIVAARSNLELLRALDDPTQVAMDEALRAIAAPGAPPADAEMDPSKVEAWTSIVAGRSINVVVGPPGVGKTFLISHLIKSILGQTPDARVLVSAQNHETLIHMEEELRKFLPEESTIVVRVERSRVGEEESTLRRDTVGLLRSIAKPNAKNAAVMQDQLSRINQSLSPVDQSEQAMAERSLRDTDNLVLRSSDVTLATTSSSVLEEMIADGEQFDWVFIEEAARANGAEMIGALLLGNRRVMIGDHNQLSPFDAEERQKFYTPERSEELLKGAKEKLSTISDLPDEIDVALDALNADHLLLADVLAISSRFEEPFKSIADREAERTNDTNRPSSIANMLREQSRMHPVISDLVSNTFYNGTLVSSARVEQRESVVEAINGFPNSPIVVLDMPSLSVLKRRAFEHSVQRSYRNESEAVALLAALKELRPILKAGKKRPTLAVLSPYSGQVSYLRRLLKPQIDVANRTLFGFASPRDDGKFVFTSDSFQGSEADVIAASLVRNNVLVGSRALGFMKNPQRLNVLLSRAKHKLILAGSRQFIRNAVDGIDPDSLKEDFGFLRRMLEQIEELSKAHYQEAGGGVTIVTVDEDGSLPR; via the coding sequence ATGGCAAAGTACAAACAGAGCAACAGAGCATCTTTGGAGGCACGTTTTGATTTTGCGGAAGACTCGCTTGCCCGCATCGAAGGCCTGTGGGATTCGCATCTTCGATTGGCTACGGGTTATGACGACGGTGAGCCGTATTTGGTCCGTTTATTTAGAAAGAGTGGCACAACACTCGACGACGATTTAAAAGCCATTATCGCTCGAGGTTTGAGGCGAATTCGACGAGTTCTCTCATCAAGACAGGCTCGTGAGGTTCTGGTAGAGGTATTGGAGATTGCTGAGGACGCCGAGGAAATCGCCATCGTCATGGTCGATCCAGGCAGTCCGGTTGCGGGTACTGCGCGGAGGAGGGCGAAGCAAGGCCGATTCTTGACCAGTGGCAGTAGAGTCGCGTTCTGGAGTAATATCAAGCGAATTGCCGAAGCCTTAGCACTCTGCCATAGTGCTGGCATTGTCCATGGTGCGGTAAGCCAATATACGATCTTCTCTCAATCAGATGACAGTGTTGACTACCGTCTGGGAGGCATCGAGGCATGTGTCCATATTGCTGATGGCAGCATTGGAGAGTCAGGACATCTTTTGCGCACCTCGGGGGCGGTTTCCTTTAGGCAGGACTGGATCGATCTTGCTCGTGTAATTGCATCCATTCTCGATCTTGACGGCAAGAATTCCCCGTCGTTGCTCACCATCGAACGACGGATGATAGATCGCTTGGCAAATCCGCCGCAATTTCAGCTTTTCGACGGTAGCGTCGTGCTGGAGGAGTTGCAGCAGATCATAACGGAACTTGGTCGGGTTGGGTCTAGTTCAGATGGGGAACTCATCCTTTATCCTTCGCGGGGCGCTCTGCAGAGCGATTTGCCATCGCTTTCGTCTGGCACCATTCCGGCAACTGATTCTGTCGCGATTGCGCAATTTGTCACGGAAGATCTACTATCGGCCGGTGTTCGGCTGGTTCCAGAAGATCAGGATAACGTTCGAATTCTCACCGACCTTGCGGTCTATAATGTGAAAATTGTCAGCGATACGGTCGGAATGATAAAGAATGCTCATAAAAGGCACGCCAACGATTGGATGCTGGGGGCCAAAGATATCATCAACCGCATTCACCTTTCGAGGAATCGCGCAAGTGCGGAACAGCGCGTCCAAAATCTCGGACCAGGTGTAAAACGATGGCGCGATTTTTCTGCAAACGTTTGCACGTCGGGCCCTGTGAATGATGAACCGATGTGGTTTGCGCTCATTCTTTTGGAAGCGTTCACGCTATTGCGAGAACAGTTCCGACTTTACCCTGTTGAAGTTCTCTCTTTGCCGAATACTGAGCAGGATGTGGTGTGGCTCTTATCGCGCGATGATGCCCCCAGAGATCAGCAACGGGAAACTATGAAACTGCGCCCTGCGGCCGAGGCATTGCGCCGCGAACTTCGTTATGACGATGGAAAGGCAAACTGGACGGTTTCCAAATCTTCGAACCTAGCAACGGGCGGAGAGCGTTTGCCGGAACTTAGCTACGAGGGTAGGGACTTTATCAATGGCAAAGTGGCGTTCGCTTTCACAACGAACATCACGGTTCCTGCCGGGCAATTTCTTTATCTTCGACCCCGCAAGGATAAAGGGGCAGATCGCGCAATCAGGCGTCGATTGCAGAACATTGTTGCCGCGAGATCGAATCTGGAACTTCTCAGAGCATTAGATGATCCAACGCAAGTCGCAATGGACGAAGCTCTACGCGCTATAGCCGCGCCAGGCGCTCCGCCAGCTGATGCAGAGATGGATCCCTCGAAGGTTGAGGCTTGGACATCGATTGTCGCCGGCAGGTCAATAAATGTGGTTGTTGGTCCTCCGGGCGTCGGAAAAACCTTTCTCATTTCACATCTCATCAAAAGCATCTTGGGACAAACACCCGATGCAAGAGTGTTGGTATCCGCACAGAACCACGAAACGCTCATTCACATGGAGGAAGAGCTTAGAAAGTTCCTACCTGAGGAATCGACGATTGTTGTTCGCGTGGAACGGTCTCGCGTAGGTGAAGAAGAAAGCACTTTGAGGCGAGACACGGTTGGGCTGCTGCGGTCAATCGCAAAGCCCAATGCCAAGAACGCTGCAGTGATGCAAGACCAGCTTTCCCGGATCAATCAGTCCCTAAGTCCTGTCGATCAATCGGAACAAGCGATGGCAGAGCGATCCTTACGGGACACCGACAATCTAGTGCTTCGATCGTCCGATGTCACTTTGGCAACGACTTCATCTTCAGTTCTAGAGGAGATGATCGCAGATGGAGAGCAATTCGACTGGGTCTTCATTGAGGAGGCAGCGCGTGCGAACGGCGCGGAAATGATTGGCGCACTTCTATTGGGCAACCGCCGCGTAATGATTGGCGACCACAACCAGCTCTCACCCTTCGATGCAGAAGAGAGGCAGAAATTTTATACCCCTGAACGCTCCGAAGAACTGCTGAAGGGAGCAAAGGAAAAGCTGTCGACCATCTCCGATTTGCCCGATGAGATTGACGTGGCTCTTGATGCGCTCAACGCGGATCATCTACTATTGGCAGACGTCTTGGCCATATCTAGCAGATTTGAAGAGCCGTTCAAGTCGATTGCTGATCGGGAAGCCGAAAGAACCAACGATACAAACCGTCCGAGCTCGATTGCAAATATGCTACGCGAACAAAGCCGCATGCATCCGGTAATAAGCGATCTGGTATCAAACACATTCTATAATGGAACGCTTGTTTCATCCGCACGTGTGGAGCAGCGCGAAAGCGTTGTGGAAGCGATAAATGGTTTCCCCAATTCGCCTATCGTAGTTCTCGATATGCCCTCTTTGAGCGTCCTCAAAAGACGTGCGTTCGAACACTCGGTGCAACGGTCCTATCGCAATGAATCTGAGGCAGTAGCGTTGCTGGCGGCCCTTAAAGAGCTTAGACCTATCTTGAAAGCCGGAAAAAAACGTCCAACCTTAGCTGTTCTGTCTCCGTATTCTGGGCAAGTGAGTTACTTGAGGCGTCTGCTGAAGCCTCAAATAGACGTTGCCAATAGGACGCTTTTTGGCTTTGCAAGTCCACGAGACGACGGCAAGTTCGTCTTCACAAGTGACAGTTTCCAAGGGAGCGAGGCGGACGTGATTGCGGCAAGTCTTGTTCGCAACAATGTACTCGTTGGTTCACGCGCGTTGGGATTTATGAAAAACCCTCAACGGTTGAATGTACTACTTAGTCGGGCAAAACATAAACTGATCTTGGCAGGGAGCCGCCAGTTCATTCGGAACGCAGTGGACGGAATCGATCCGGACTCGTTGAAAGAAGACTTCGGTTTCCTGAGGAGGATGCTCGAACAAATCGAGGAACTTTCGAAAGCGCATTACCAAGAGGCTGGAGGGGGTGTTACCATCGTCACGGTCGATGAAGACGGGAGCCTGCCCAGATGA